The Gulosibacter molinativorax region CGGTAGTAGGAGAGATGATGAGCGAAGCTGACGAGATGCCCCGCAGCATCATCAAGACTGTCTCGTTTCCCGCGGAGCAGTGGCCCGCGATTGAGCGTCGCTTTCAGCTCAGTGGCGAGACGAACTTCTCGCGGTTTGTTCGTTCCGCGATCCTCGACACTGAGATTCGTGTGCGTCAGATCGCGTTCGATCCAGCACCGCTCGGGGCCGAGCTTGCGCGGATCGGTAACAACATCAACCAGATCGCTCGACTTGTGAACACCGAGAGTGTCACGACGCTCGAAGAGATGAAAGCAACTCGCGCGCTCGTGCGGGAGATTCAAGCTCTCATCGAGCGGGCTGCGAAGGAGGCCGAGTAGCGTCATGGCCGTCGTGAAGATGGGGCAGATCAAGAGCACGCCAGCTAAGGCGCTGGCGTACATCTCGCGCCCTGATGCGACGGCAGATGGAGTTTGGGTATCGACTAACGCCGATACGATCATCGACCCTTCCGACTTCAAGGCGGTCGCTCGGCAGTTCGGGCAGACGGCCGAGCGAGTCGGTGTCTCGAAGCCTCGCGAAGGTGCCGTGCTCGCTCATCACGTCATCCAGTCGTTCGACCCGAAGGACGGTATCGACGTTGCAACAGCGCACAAGATCGGCGTGCAGCTCGCGGAGCAGATCACGGGCGGTTCGCATGAGTACATGATCGCGACGCACCTCGATAAGGGGCACCTGCACAACCACATCATTCTGAATGCCGTGAATCGCGAGACGGGGCGAAAGTTCCGCGTTCAGAAGAGCACCATTGGGAACATTCGCGAGCTGAGCGATGAGCTGTGCCGCGCGCATGGGTTGAGCGTTTTGCCGAAGCCGGAGCGAGCAACCGGCCGCACTATGGCTGACGTGTACCGCGTGCTCAAGGGCGAGAGCGGTAAGCAGTTCATCCGTACCGAGATCGACAAGGCGGCCATGCAGGCGACGAGTTGGGCCGAGTTCCAGGCGATCCTTGGCCGCGCTGGTGTCGAGGTATCGGCACGCGGTGGACGAGCTGGCACGCTCTCGTTCCGCGAAATCTCGATGCCGCGAGCGGTACGCGACTACCGACTGGGAGCCGCATACACCGAAGCGTCGATCATGGCTCGACTCACGCGCCAGGTTGTCAATCAGATCGGTGTCGATGTGTCGATGGTCACGCGCGAGACTCGCGACACGATGACCGTCA contains the following coding sequences:
- the mobC gene encoding plasmid mobilization relaxosome protein MobC, which gives rise to MSEADEMPRSIIKTVSFPAEQWPAIERRFQLSGETNFSRFVRSAILDTEIRVRQIAFDPAPLGAELARIGNNINQIARLVNTESVTTLEEMKATRALVREIQALIERAAKEAE